A portion of the Gammaproteobacteria bacterium genome contains these proteins:
- a CDS encoding shikimate kinase has translation MRQRNIFLVGPMGTGKTAVGAALAARLGRPFHDTDALVVSAAGLDIPALFQTEGEVRFRLREAAIVRELAAAAGIVGATGGGCVLLEENRRLLKDGNLVVYLRAGLDNRVARIGDAEDRPLLPGGDLRAALKLLDDEREPLYLEVADCTVNNDGTVEAAVDAVVRAAGLQPPR, from the coding sequence ATGAGGCAACGCAATATTTTTCTGGTCGGGCCGATGGGCACGGGCAAGACCGCCGTCGGCGCCGCGCTGGCGGCGCGGCTGGGCCGCCCGTTTCACGACACCGACGCGCTGGTTGTGAGCGCCGCCGGCCTCGACATTCCGGCGCTGTTCCAGACCGAGGGCGAGGTGCGCTTCCGGCTGCGCGAGGCCGCCATCGTGCGCGAACTCGCCGCCGCCGCCGGCATCGTCGGCGCCACCGGCGGCGGCTGCGTGCTGCTCGAGGAAAACCGCCGCCTGCTGAAGGACGGCAACCTGGTGGTGTATCTGCGCGCCGGCCTCGACAACCGCGTCGCGCGCATCGGCGACGCCGAAGACCGGCCGCTGCTGCCCGGCGGCGATTTGCGCGCGGCGCTGAAGTTGCTCGACGACGAACGCGAGCCGCTCTACCTGGAAGTGGCCGACTGCACCGTCAACAACGACGGCACGGTCGAGGCGGCGGTGGACGCGGTTGTGCGCGCCGCCGGCCTGCAACCGCCGCGATGA
- the aroB gene encoding 3-dehydroquinate synthase, producing MKTLTVELADRRYPVHIGRGLLAGAGGCLRECLPGRRAVVVTDDVVAPLYLDALLRALASPPAFDTVVIEIAHGEEHKNLATFERICTRMLECGIGRDGAVVALGGGVVGDLAGFAAAAYQRGVAFAQVPTTLLAQVDSAVGGKTGVNHALGKNMIGAFHQPCCVVSDLDTLDTLPARHYTAGLAEVVKYGLILDASFFDWCGRNLDALLARDEQALTFAIHRSCQIKAAVVADDELERSGRRALLNLGHTFAHAIETGLGHGRWLHGEAVGCGLVLAARLSARLGLMDGAEARRVEGVVGRLGLPVEKPAALDAAAMLQRMSLDKKNLGGRTRLVLMRGPGEAFVSDDTDPAEVTAVLN from the coding sequence ATGAAAACGCTGACGGTGGAACTGGCCGACAGGCGCTACCCGGTGCACATCGGGCGCGGGCTGCTGGCCGGCGCCGGCGGCTGCCTGCGCGAGTGCCTGCCGGGGCGGCGCGCGGTTGTCGTGACCGACGATGTCGTCGCGCCGCTGTATCTCGACGCGCTGCTGCGCGCGCTGGCGTCGCCGCCGGCCTTCGACACCGTCGTCATCGAGATCGCGCACGGCGAGGAGCACAAGAATCTGGCGACATTCGAGCGCATCTGCACGCGCATGCTGGAGTGCGGCATTGGCCGCGACGGCGCCGTCGTCGCGCTCGGCGGCGGCGTCGTCGGCGACCTTGCGGGTTTCGCCGCGGCGGCCTACCAGCGCGGCGTCGCCTTCGCGCAGGTGCCGACGACCCTGCTGGCGCAGGTGGACTCGGCGGTCGGCGGCAAGACCGGCGTCAACCACGCGCTCGGCAAGAACATGATCGGCGCCTTCCACCAGCCGTGCTGCGTCGTCTCCGACCTCGACACGCTCGACACGCTGCCGGCGCGCCATTACACCGCCGGCCTCGCCGAAGTCGTCAAATACGGCCTGATACTGGACGCCTCTTTCTTCGACTGGTGCGGGCGCAACCTCGACGCGCTGCTGGCGCGCGACGAACAGGCGCTGACATTTGCAATCCACCGTTCCTGCCAGATCAAGGCGGCGGTCGTCGCCGACGACGAACTGGAGCGCAGCGGCCGCCGCGCGCTGCTGAACCTCGGCCACACCTTCGCCCACGCCATCGAGACCGGCTTGGGTCACGGGCGCTGGCTGCACGGCGAGGCGGTCGGCTGCGGGCTGGTGCTGGCGGCGCGGCTGTCGGCGCGCCTCGGCCTGATGGACGGCGCCGAGGCGCGGCGCGTTGAGGGCGTCGTCGGGCGCCTCGGACTGCCGGTCGAGAAGCCGGCGGCGCTGGACGCCGCGGCGATGCTTCAGCGCATGTCGCTCGACAAGAAAAACCTCGGTGGCCGCACCCGCCTGGTGCTGATGCGCGGCCCCGGCGAAGCCTTCGTCAGCGACGACACCGACCCCGCCGAAGTCACGGCGGTGCTGAACTGA